TGCTCGGCGTCGACGTCGAGCCCCAGGACCGAGCCCGCCCCGGCCGCGCGGAGGCGCCGCGTCAGCAGTCCCTCGCCACAGCCCACGTCGAGCACGGTGCGCGTCCCCGGGCCAACGAGCCTCGCGAGGACGGGGAGGTAGTGGGTGTTGTGGTTCCAGTACGGGTCGTGCACGGGGCTCCTTGCGGCGTCGGCGCGGCGCCGTCGGCGCGGGACGGAGATGCACGACGGCCCGCCTGCCACCAGGAGGTGACGGACGGGCCGGGTGCCAGGCGGTGCGGGGCTCAGCGCCCGCGCATGCCCTTGCGGTCGGGGCGGGCGCGCGTGGGGTCGATGCCCTTGGGGATGGGCAGCTTGGCGCCGCCGAGCGCCTTGAGGCGCTTGAGGACCTCCGCGGTCTCCGGCTTCGTGAGCGTCGGGCGCAGCTTCTGCACGGTGCGCGCGAGCTTCTTGAGCGGGACCTGCCCCTCGCCGTTGCCGCACTGGATCGTGGTGACCGGGACGTTGGGCAGGACGCGCGTGATGCGGCGCTTCTCGCCGTCGAGCAGCTTGGTCACGCGGTGCGTGGGGCCCTCGCCCACGAGCACGACGCCGGGGCGCCCGACGCCGCGGAACACCAAGTCCTGCTGCGGGGTCAGGGCGACGGGCTCGTCGTCGAACGTCCAGCCGCGGCGGATCGTGCCGAGCGCGGCGCGGGCCGCACCGGGCTGGCCGTCGATACGGCTGTAGGCCGCGGTCTCGGCGCGACGCGTCAGGACGAACAGCGAGCCGAGGAACGCGAACGGCAGACCCACGATGAGGGTGTAGACCCAGGGGCCCCACGCCAGACCGATACCGATCGCGACCGCGAGGATGCCGACGAACACGCCGAGCATGATCCACGTGACCGCCGGGTCCTCGGCGCGCGTCATCTTGTACGCGTCCCAGACCTGGTGGTACCAGCGCTGCTTCTTCTGCTTCTTCGGCTTGGTGCCGTCGACCCCGGTCGAGGGGTCGGTGCTCTTGTTGCGGGCCATGGTGCCTCAGTCTAGTGGTGGCGGAGAGTGCTCCGGTGAAGGGGCGGGGACGGCGGCGGGCCGGGCCCCGCCCCCGATTCTCTCGCACGTCGGCGGGGGAACGGGAGCGGGGCCCGGCTCGGGCCGATCAGGACCCCGGGAGGTCAGCGGGCCAGCAGGCTCGCGGCCTCCTGGCGGGCCGTCGTGGGCTCGGTCAGGTGCGCGAGCGCGGCCGGGATCTCCATGCCGCGACGCTTCATGGCCTGGCCCCACAGGCGGCCCGCGCGGTACGAGGAACGGACCAGCGGGCCGGACATGACGCCGAGGAACCCGATGCGCTCGGCCTCGTCCGAGAGCTCGACGAACTCCTCGGGCTTGACCCAGCGCGAGACCGGGTGGTGGCGCAGTGACGGGCGTAGGTACTGCGTGATGGTGATGAGGTCGCAGCCCGCGTCGTGGAGGTCCTGGAGCGCCTCCTTCGCCTCCTCGATCGTCTCGCCCATGCCGAGGATGATGTTCGACTTGGTGACCAGACCGGCCTCACGGGCCCGCGTGATGACGGACAGCGAGCGCTCGTAGCGGAAGCCCGGCCGGATCTGC
This region of Oerskovia jenensis genomic DNA includes:
- a CDS encoding DUF4191 domain-containing protein → MARNKSTDPSTGVDGTKPKKQKKQRWYHQVWDAYKMTRAEDPAVTWIMLGVFVGILAVAIGIGLAWGPWVYTLIVGLPFAFLGSLFVLTRRAETAAYSRIDGQPGAARAALGTIRRGWTFDDEPVALTPQQDLVFRGVGRPGVVLVGEGPTHRVTKLLDGEKRRITRVLPNVPVTTIQCGNGEGQVPLKKLARTVQKLRPTLTKPETAEVLKRLKALGGAKLPIPKGIDPTRARPDRKGMRGR